Proteins co-encoded in one Xyrauchen texanus isolate HMW12.3.18 chromosome 19, RBS_HiC_50CHRs, whole genome shotgun sequence genomic window:
- the LOC127659792 gene encoding interleukin-12 subunit beta-like, with product MFFLLFGTLLFLHFSAVGAIKRAEGYWTLKPNVLVVGVDVAKDVNIVQVPLICREDYEEKKVTWTKNLEEGLEAQGNRIMVTVEGWKGGNYSCFNNEGSYLNHTLVLAQWTFRKIIKNTPGKGYIHCSTNSYGGSFQCSWTWGTNREGHVAHIKATRAHGKSNISCSLDSSGQSITCLDQDYCPYAEEVERINLTIYFRSSFVVETYSTKFLIMDIVRPDMVAINVINQTAVELGYPQSWSTPASYFPLTFRVKEIRCRKRKKCDCSKPNSLELTVKSHQLPVTKGRTVCVRARDEFFSSSWSEWSQYKCNTRKNRRQRNREQQLIKMF from the exons ATGTTTTTTCTCTTGTTTGGAACTTTGTTGTTCCTCCATTTCTCTGCAGTGGGAGCAATCAAAAGAGCTGAGGGCTACTGGACACTCAAACCAAATG TGCTTGTGGTGGGTGTGGATGTGGCTAAAGATGTCAATATAGTACAAGTTCCACTTATCTGTAGAGAAGACTATGAAGAGAAAAAAGTTACATGGACCAAAAACCTAGAGGAGGGCCTGGAGGCCCAAGGAAACAGGATTATGGTAACAGTAGAGGGGTGGAAGGGGGGCAACTACTCCTGTTTCAACAATGAGGGCTCCTACCTGAACCACACACTGGTGCTGGCTCAGTGGACCTTCAGAAAGATTATCAAGAACACACCTGGAAAAG GTTACATCCATTGTTCAACAAATAGCTATGGAGGCTCCTTCCAATGTTCCTGGACATGGGGTACAAACAGGGAGGGACACGTTGCTCATATCAAAGCCACACG CGCTCACGGTAAAAGCAACATCAGCTGCAGTCTGGATTCCAGTGGACAGAGTATCACATGCTTAGACCAAGACTACTGTCCTTATGCAGAAGAGGTGGAACGCATCAACCTAACCATCTACTTCAGAAGCAGCTTTGTTGTAGAAACCTACTCCACAAAGTTCCTCATCATGGATATTG TGAGGCCTGATATGGTGGCGATTAACGTGATCAATCAAACAGCTGTAGAATTAGGGTACCCACAATCCTGGAGCACGCCAGCCTCCTACTTCCCTCTCACCTTCCGAGTGAAAGAGATTCGCTGTCGGAAACGCAAAAAATGCGACTGCTCCAAACCAAACTCACTAGAG CTAACTGTAAAAAGTCACCAACTACCAGTGACAAAAGGAAGGACCGTATGTGTGAGAGCACGGGATGAGTTCTTCAGTTCCTCATGGAGTGAGTGGAGCCAGTATAA ATGTAATACAAGGAAAAACAGGAGACAGAGAAACCGAGAACAACAGCTAATTAAgatgttttaa